From Sulfuracidifex tepidarius, one genomic window encodes:
- a CDS encoding type II toxin-antitoxin system VapC family toxin → MSEDVSVKILSDLVKGEAIKIISQEEYLIDAFRIAIEEKITVYDALFISLAKTKGIELVTCDRKQYEAAVKEGLNASLLV, encoded by the coding sequence ATGAGCGAAGATGTTTCGGTTAAGATACTTTCAGATTTAGTTAAAGGTGAAGCAATTAAAATTATAAGTCAAGAGGAATACCTCATAGATGCGTTCAGAATAGCAATCGAGGAAAAGATAACGGTGTATGACGCACTATTTATTTCCTTGGCTAAGACTAAGGGGATAGAACTAGTTACGTGTGATAGGAAACAGTACGAAGCGGCAGTAAAGGAGGGATTGAATGCCAGCCTTCTAGTATAA
- a CDS encoding nitrilase-related carbon-nitrogen hydrolase: MVRVGMVQMGSTESKGANVKKALDYARDAVKDGAELLIFNELFTTQYFAAAEDPKFFDLAEYEDGPTVRAFMEFSKQYGVGVVVTFFEEDKNVRGVYYDTSAFIKGGEYLGKYRKIHIPQVPGYYEKFYFKPGMGYPVFDFGDYKVGGVICYDRHFPEGVRALTLKGADIVVIPTTTNFYPETWELELRGHGAFNTVFVVGVNRTEETFQGKTIHYFGKSLIAGPSGEVVKEMGESEGYEVVEIDVNGIRERRKKAPFLRDRRPEAYGDISSIYIERV; the protein is encoded by the coding sequence ATGGTTAGGGTAGGAATGGTACAGATGGGGAGTACTGAGTCCAAGGGTGCTAACGTCAAGAAGGCCTTGGACTACGCAAGGGACGCGGTGAAGGACGGTGCGGAGCTCTTGATCTTCAACGAACTATTCACAACCCAATACTTCGCCGCCGCTGAGGATCCTAAGTTCTTCGACCTCGCAGAGTACGAGGATGGGCCGACTGTGAGGGCTTTCATGGAGTTCTCGAAGCAATATGGGGTTGGAGTGGTAGTTACTTTCTTTGAAGAGGATAAGAACGTCAGGGGAGTATACTACGACACGTCAGCGTTCATAAAGGGAGGGGAATACCTAGGGAAATACAGGAAGATACACATACCTCAAGTGCCTGGATACTACGAGAAGTTCTACTTCAAACCCGGAATGGGATACCCAGTCTTCGACTTCGGAGACTACAAGGTAGGAGGAGTCATATGTTACGATAGACACTTCCCTGAGGGTGTGAGGGCCCTCACGTTGAAGGGCGCAGACATAGTCGTGATACCTACTACGACCAACTTCTATCCCGAGACGTGGGAGTTAGAGCTCAGAGGACACGGTGCGTTCAACACGGTCTTCGTGGTGGGAGTTAACAGGACCGAGGAGACGTTCCAGGGAAAGACAATACATTACTTCGGCAAGAGCTTGATAGCTGGCCCCTCAGGGGAGGTAGTGAAGGAGATGGGTGAGAGCGAGGGTTACGAAGTAGTCGAGATAGACGTGAACGGGATAAGGGAGAGGAGGAAGAAGGCTCCTTTCCTTCGCGACAGAAGGCCTGAAGCTTACGGGGACATCTCTTCCATTTACATTGAGAGGGTATGA
- a CDS encoding aminotransferase-like domain-containing protein — translation MPQELPKVKEKLTINMAGGLPDPRIFPRSFYSDIPFEPSFMIPGLDREIKKVLSFRGINVSTDEFLLTTGSIQGIFLFSRTILNPGDRVAVEYPTFAGALRVFKSVKVSLVKLPVIPYYDLRLPENVKVVYVIPTGQNPTGINMRIEEKKALLEMAEEKDFLILEDDAYGFLNPEEPTLKSMDRVGRVVYLTTFSKVLSPGLRLGLMVAHEDLIREFIKVKENVDGRNSSVSMALLYQSLRDNSFWEGLTRAKRIYEEKKDIMAEALDKFLPNAEWSYPQGGLFFFVRIKGINSGNLLNKVKDDVVFMPGAKFFFDNCGLDYFRLSFSYSSPPDIEKGIEIISKNIDSSELYK, via the coding sequence TTGCCACAAGAACTGCCAAAGGTGAAGGAGAAATTGACGATTAACATGGCTGGAGGTCTACCAGATCCAAGGATATTTCCTAGAAGTTTCTATTCAGACATTCCTTTTGAACCGAGTTTCATGATTCCAGGACTAGATAGAGAGATAAAGAAAGTATTAAGCTTCAGAGGTATAAATGTCTCAACTGACGAATTTCTTCTAACAACTGGAAGCATTCAAGGAATATTTCTCTTCTCACGCACAATTCTAAACCCTGGGGATAGGGTTGCAGTAGAGTATCCAACTTTCGCAGGTGCACTGAGGGTTTTCAAGTCTGTGAAGGTAAGCTTAGTTAAACTGCCTGTAATACCTTATTATGATCTCAGACTCCCGGAGAACGTAAAGGTGGTCTACGTTATACCCACGGGTCAGAACCCTACAGGGATAAACATGAGAATTGAAGAGAAGAAAGCGTTGTTAGAAATGGCAGAGGAGAAAGACTTCCTCATCCTTGAGGATGACGCTTACGGATTCTTGAACCCAGAGGAACCTACGTTGAAATCTATGGACAGAGTAGGTAGAGTAGTGTATCTGACCACGTTTAGCAAGGTATTATCTCCAGGGTTAAGGTTAGGACTCATGGTTGCTCACGAAGATTTGATACGAGAGTTCATCAAAGTAAAGGAAAACGTGGACGGGAGAAACAGCTCAGTGAGCATGGCCTTGCTTTATCAGAGTTTGAGGGACAATTCGTTCTGGGAAGGACTAACTAGAGCCAAGCGAATATATGAGGAAAAGAAGGACATTATGGCTGAAGCGTTAGACAAGTTTCTTCCTAATGCTGAGTGGAGCTATCCACAAGGAGGACTTTTCTTCTTTGTTAGAATTAAAGGGATTAATTCGGGGAACCTCCTGAACAAGGTAAAGGATGATGTAGTTTTTATGCCAGGCGCTAAGTTTTTCTTCGACAATTGCGGTCTAGATTATTTCAGATTGAGCTTCTCCTATTCCTCTCCTCCTGATATAGAAAAAGGTATAGAAATTATTTCCAAAAATATAGATTCTTCAGAATTATATAAATAG
- a CDS encoding VIT1/CCC1 transporter family protein, which yields MKEKVDVRKNYQDEVLDSILYAELSKHTKDPKVRSILSKMSKMEERHASIWREIAKIRGVEVKSPSILSVAKVKMMALASRVLGVNVMIKLREGSEDNDVKKYVELSNSDELSSEEKVMMSDISVDEAAHEEILSQVTSNVSEFIYGISDGLVEVLAAVSGLSGAVKVPLYVAVGGLVIGVSGMMSMGIGSFLSSESEEEISRKEREKIALQRKVDPESVRKRVQEFLSSIGIGESDSLSLSGKLVGGAEDLLAPKGGKSPVKGALVTAASYITGAIIPSSPYIAGLGGLEGVLSSFLISGIAIAVVGYMIGIVSSVNPRRKSLEMSVLGLGAAVATYLLGNLLSSLLGIHLA from the coding sequence TTGAAGGAAAAGGTAGATGTGAGGAAGAACTATCAGGACGAGGTGTTAGACAGCATCCTTTACGCTGAACTTTCGAAACACACTAAGGACCCCAAGGTGAGGAGCATCCTGTCCAAAATGTCCAAGATGGAGGAAAGACACGCGTCTATCTGGAGGGAGATAGCCAAAATAAGGGGAGTTGAGGTAAAGAGCCCTTCCATCCTGTCCGTTGCTAAGGTCAAGATGATGGCCCTCGCTTCCAGAGTCCTGGGGGTAAACGTCATGATAAAGCTCAGGGAAGGGAGTGAGGACAACGACGTAAAGAAATACGTGGAGCTCTCCAATTCCGACGAGCTCTCGTCCGAGGAGAAGGTCATGATGAGCGACATCTCGGTGGATGAGGCTGCCCACGAGGAGATCTTGTCCCAGGTGACATCGAACGTGAGCGAGTTCATCTACGGTATAAGCGACGGGCTTGTGGAAGTCTTGGCCGCAGTCTCGGGCCTATCCGGGGCAGTGAAGGTCCCTCTCTACGTCGCTGTGGGAGGGCTTGTCATAGGTGTGTCTGGGATGATGTCCATGGGAATAGGTTCGTTCCTCTCGTCGGAGTCTGAGGAGGAGATCTCCAGGAAGGAGAGGGAGAAAATAGCACTCCAGAGGAAGGTGGACCCGGAGTCGGTCAGGAAGAGGGTACAGGAGTTCCTCAGCTCCATAGGCATTGGCGAGAGTGACTCACTCTCCCTGTCAGGTAAGTTGGTGGGCGGAGCTGAAGACCTCCTAGCACCTAAAGGAGGGAAGTCACCAGTGAAGGGAGCTCTGGTAACTGCAGCGTCTTACATAACCGGGGCGATAATCCCTTCGTCCCCTTACATAGCAGGGCTGGGCGGACTCGAGGGAGTTCTGTCCTCTTTCCTCATATCCGGCATAGCTATAGCAGTGGTAGGATATATGATAGGTATAGTGAGCTCAGTCAATCCGAGGAGGAAATCGTTGGAGATGAGCGTCCTGGGTCTGGGAGCTGCAGTGGCAACTTACCTCCTGGGTAACCTGCTCTCCTCTCTCCTGGGGATACACCTAGCGTGA
- a CDS encoding APC family permease: MGENEQRVFARQSSGLIRTLSSKDTFLLNFMYLSPAASIAYPLTFAIFFPGSNWMLATVIGALMALPTAFMYYYIGMLTPRSAGDYVYVSRYLGPRLGMIQAMVNIFGYGIGLDVQTEQSLVIVPFFQTLGMVFHDPGLVTLGNNLVNNTFYYFVSTTVMILIIGAVLLLSMKWIARVISGLTILQIVGTFVIIAVLFSIGRGGFIGDFTSVSTSLGGPSYTDITSSYKLPLSFNGLGTLLLGIMIMGNLFIYNNAPIWVGGEVKKGSKAIRSGILYSYVFAAVISLVLVASIVDVIGQRFFIQASENGWLTSSGAGIPVAPYSLLAFVIIPTLSNTPLLMLILISSLTWFVSYAFIGGLNGTRAMFAVAMDRLLPEKFLDVSPKLKSPYFSVLVFLAIALIFNYLEIYQGFSLSLMFGVISYMLFQYFIASLAAFRASKTAGSLSSRLLVSSALSAVSVATAIGLLLGYGGLTYTPSGFGFQLFSGNVIPSVLLLVGIVVASIVWYEVAKYYRKKNGVDVDMVFKEIPPE, translated from the coding sequence ATGGGAGAGAATGAACAAAGGGTTTTTGCTAGACAGAGTTCAGGGCTGATCAGGACTCTGTCCTCTAAGGACACCTTCCTTCTCAACTTCATGTACCTTTCGCCTGCGGCCAGCATAGCGTATCCCCTGACGTTCGCCATTTTCTTTCCGGGATCTAACTGGATGCTAGCTACAGTCATAGGTGCACTCATGGCATTACCAACTGCTTTCATGTACTACTACATAGGTATGCTGACACCACGCTCGGCAGGAGACTACGTATACGTTTCCAGATACCTCGGACCGAGGTTGGGGATGATCCAGGCTATGGTTAACATCTTCGGCTACGGTATAGGACTTGACGTCCAGACGGAACAGTCCCTCGTTATCGTCCCTTTCTTTCAAACTCTGGGAATGGTATTCCACGACCCCGGGTTGGTAACTCTAGGAAACAACTTGGTAAACAACACTTTCTACTATTTCGTGTCTACCACTGTAATGATATTAATAATAGGCGCCGTGCTTCTCCTCAGTATGAAGTGGATAGCTAGGGTGATATCGGGCCTTACCATACTCCAAATTGTGGGGACTTTCGTGATCATAGCAGTTCTGTTCAGCATAGGGAGGGGCGGGTTCATCGGTGACTTCACCTCAGTTTCCACTTCTCTGGGAGGACCTTCTTACACCGACATAACTTCGTCTTATAAGTTACCTCTGTCATTCAACGGACTGGGGACTCTCCTGTTGGGAATAATGATCATGGGGAACCTGTTCATCTACAACAACGCTCCGATCTGGGTCGGAGGAGAAGTCAAGAAGGGATCTAAGGCAATCAGGAGCGGGATCTTGTACTCCTACGTCTTCGCCGCGGTCATATCTCTAGTTCTAGTCGCTTCAATCGTGGACGTGATAGGACAGAGGTTCTTCATCCAAGCTTCAGAGAACGGGTGGTTAACTTCTTCCGGAGCGGGGATACCAGTGGCTCCTTATTCCCTGTTGGCCTTCGTGATAATTCCCACCCTTTCTAACACTCCGTTACTCATGTTAATCCTCATATCTTCCCTTACTTGGTTCGTGTCATACGCCTTCATAGGAGGGCTCAACGGTACTAGGGCAATGTTCGCTGTAGCCATGGACAGACTTCTCCCAGAGAAGTTTCTGGACGTAAGCCCCAAGTTGAAGTCTCCTTACTTCAGCGTGCTGGTCTTCCTAGCGATAGCACTCATCTTCAACTACCTAGAGATCTACCAAGGTTTCTCATTGTCCCTCATGTTCGGGGTGATTTCCTACATGCTGTTCCAATACTTCATTGCTTCTCTGGCTGCGTTCAGGGCGTCCAAGACTGCTGGATCCCTCTCATCAAGACTGCTGGTGTCTAGTGCACTCTCAGCTGTCAGCGTTGCTACAGCAATAGGTCTGCTCCTGGGGTATGGAGGTCTGACATACACTCCGTCAGGCTTCGGTTTCCAACTGTTCTCTGGAAACGTGATACCGTCTGTACTGCTCCTGGTAGGGATCGTAGTAGCATCAATAGTGTGGTACGAGGTCGCCAAGTATTACAGGAAGAAGAACGGGGTCGACGTCGATATGGTATTCAAGGAAATTCCTCCGGAATGA
- a CDS encoding APC family permease: MARNINAGLKDNSNFRKEAGMISLVAFSLGNIIGSGILLLPAVTASLSGPISPAVWLVGGLLLLPVVLVYSKLAKLFPLVGSKIRFINVTHGKVMASSVGWLYMVGTLLTIPVEAEATVNYLSYVFPSMMKAGYPTIEGYAVESLIVIGIYALVYLGIKGLSISVSTITYAKLAILAIYIASVAFLDFHISNFSVSFSPSISNFFYAIALTMFAYGGFRSAMVYAGESKADTGKAIMIAFGISMVIYTLVPLVFIGSLSSSLLSSGWGSIGKMSAPLAESAIIAGVPALGALFILDGVISPSGASLIGAGDMVRYSYALTKAGSFPKSLGKVDPKRGIPILPVLLFGAFSVVTLFLSSTFEQSIGYLVATRILAYSTGPVSLFVLSNDSKNKALALGSFLITGIIFSFVGFPKTLFGTLVILVAMIAMLPFSKNYVPALWYLGFSLAVTGITFLSLPSLVSLPVVISASAVFFYLATRTAKGEGEIDD; the protein is encoded by the coding sequence ATGGCACGTAATATAAACGCAGGATTAAAAGATAACTCTAACTTCAGGAAAGAGGCGGGGATGATATCGCTAGTTGCGTTCTCTCTGGGCAACATAATAGGATCTGGGATTCTCCTTTTGCCTGCGGTTACCGCATCCTTATCAGGTCCAATAAGTCCAGCCGTTTGGTTGGTTGGAGGACTGCTTCTCCTACCAGTGGTTCTAGTTTACTCTAAGCTAGCTAAGTTATTTCCGCTGGTAGGAAGTAAGATAAGGTTTATCAATGTGACTCACGGAAAGGTGATGGCTTCAAGCGTAGGTTGGTTATATATGGTTGGTACCCTTCTCACTATCCCAGTTGAGGCAGAGGCTACGGTTAACTACCTATCTTATGTTTTCCCTTCTATGATGAAGGCTGGATATCCTACGATAGAGGGTTATGCAGTGGAGTCCTTAATTGTGATAGGAATATATGCCTTGGTATATCTAGGGATAAAAGGCCTTTCAATCTCAGTTAGCACTATAACTTACGCTAAGCTTGCAATCTTGGCTATCTATATCGCTTCGGTTGCGTTTCTTGATTTTCATATTTCTAACTTCTCAGTCAGCTTCTCCCCTTCCATCTCCAACTTCTTCTACGCTATAGCTCTGACAATGTTTGCCTACGGAGGGTTCAGAAGTGCAATGGTCTATGCTGGAGAGTCTAAAGCCGATACAGGGAAGGCAATAATGATAGCGTTCGGAATATCGATGGTCATCTATACTCTCGTACCATTAGTTTTCATAGGTTCCCTTTCATCTTCCTTACTCTCATCGGGATGGGGCTCTATAGGGAAGATGAGCGCACCCTTGGCAGAGAGCGCTATCATAGCTGGAGTACCTGCTTTAGGAGCCCTCTTCATCTTAGATGGAGTCATATCGCCTTCAGGCGCTTCTCTCATAGGCGCAGGTGACATGGTCAGATATTCCTATGCACTGACCAAAGCCGGCAGCTTCCCTAAATCCCTTGGAAAGGTAGACCCTAAGAGGGGGATACCGATTTTACCAGTATTGCTTTTTGGAGCCTTCTCCGTCGTGACACTGTTCCTCTCCTCTACATTTGAACAATCAATAGGCTATTTAGTTGCGACAAGGATACTGGCATACTCCACAGGACCGGTTAGTTTATTCGTCCTCTCAAATGATAGTAAAAACAAGGCTTTAGCTCTGGGTTCTTTCCTCATAACCGGAATCATATTTAGTTTCGTAGGGTTCCCTAAGACCCTCTTCGGGACTTTAGTGATCCTCGTAGCAATGATTGCAATGTTACCATTCTCCAAGAACTACGTTCCTGCGTTATGGTACTTGGGATTCAGCTTAGCAGTGACTGGGATAACTTTCCTCTCTCTTCCGTCTCTAGTTTCACTCCCCGTAGTGATTTCGGCCTCTGCAGTGTTCTTCTACCTTGCCACAAGAACTGCCAAAGGTGAAGGAGAAATTGACGATTAA
- the preA gene encoding NAD-dependent dihydropyrimidine dehydrogenase subunit PreA, producing the protein MIDISVKIEDVTFKNPFLVGSGPTTGNPQKIVSAYKAGWGGVVTKTIGDSVVRKSVRPMYGAMKRGDQLIAFENLELITEETLETWEKFLKEVKSETKFPVVVSIMGGPDHGEWIRLARWAEDRGADVLELNFGCPHGEPEKKTGAFIGQHPDLVFSYTKEVTSAVGIPVLVKLTPNVTDITETASEARRGGAVGVTAINTVTGVIGVDIEKEQPLPEISGMSGYGGISGPAVKPLGLGAVGRINQSVKTWISGVGGITDWKDAVEYLMMGASTVQLVTYTMLRGFNFLGWWKRDLMSFMNRKGYSTIEEMVGKASRKMTNYETLESITKRRTDIDFEISQLRGEVYG; encoded by the coding sequence ATGATCGACATAAGCGTAAAGATTGAAGACGTGACCTTCAAGAACCCTTTCCTGGTCGGCTCAGGTCCGACCACGGGAAACCCCCAAAAGATAGTGTCTGCGTATAAAGCGGGCTGGGGAGGAGTCGTGACCAAGACCATCGGGGACTCCGTGGTGAGGAAGTCCGTGAGGCCCATGTACGGGGCCATGAAGAGGGGAGACCAACTCATAGCGTTCGAGAACCTCGAGTTGATAACCGAGGAAACCTTGGAGACGTGGGAGAAGTTCCTGAAGGAAGTGAAGAGTGAGACAAAGTTCCCCGTGGTAGTCAGCATAATGGGAGGCCCTGACCACGGGGAGTGGATCAGGCTTGCAAGGTGGGCAGAGGACAGAGGAGCGGACGTGCTGGAGCTAAACTTCGGTTGCCCTCACGGAGAGCCGGAGAAGAAGACGGGAGCTTTTATAGGACAGCACCCCGATCTGGTTTTCTCCTACACCAAGGAAGTGACCTCGGCAGTGGGGATCCCGGTGTTGGTGAAGCTCACCCCTAACGTCACCGACATAACTGAGACCGCTTCAGAGGCCAGGAGGGGAGGTGCGGTAGGCGTGACCGCTATAAACACAGTGACGGGAGTGATCGGTGTGGACATTGAGAAGGAGCAACCCCTTCCCGAGATAAGCGGCATGTCGGGTTACGGGGGGATCTCGGGTCCTGCAGTGAAGCCTCTGGGTCTCGGAGCGGTGGGCAGGATAAACCAGTCTGTTAAGACATGGATAAGCGGTGTAGGAGGGATAACGGACTGGAAGGACGCCGTGGAGTACTTGATGATGGGGGCATCAACAGTGCAGCTCGTTACGTACACCATGCTCAGGGGGTTCAACTTCTTGGGCTGGTGGAAGAGGGACCTCATGTCGTTCATGAACAGGAAGGGTTACTCCACTATTGAGGAGATGGTCGGGAAAGCTTCAAGGAAGATGACCAACTACGAGACGTTAGAGTCTATAACGAAGAGGAGGACAGATATAGACTTTGAAATATCACAGCTCAGGGGTGAGGTCTATGGTTAG
- a CDS encoding amidohydrolase family protein has product MLIRNAKLGGKTVDLCVEDGIMTSGCRKDGTVVDAGGRAIVPGFVNPHSHLGYSITLKYGRPNESGTLHEGITRNLEEVIPKLSCDDVRRRLKKITTLLFVNGVTHVRTHEPFMNGLMYKVIKAKEETPLDMQVVAFPTPGVYRNEIEEEFRKASLVADVVGMIPHGERTFMEGVESVKLAFSLARENNKMIDGHVDETDDPNSRFTEEVVKESIRNGIGEKVTVSHMTASHSYDSWYFDKLLSMMVNSKVNVVSNPVVSMHLQGRYDSYPKRRGVARIRQMMRAGVNVALGTDNIVDMIYPLGEGNMLRVAQEAFLVDHFVSSEVESIMNAITWNGAKAMSINGYGIAEGRKADFVVLNAKSAYEAIRNALPPALVVYGKHYAVNDIRFSMDGDDVTGTVEDLTD; this is encoded by the coding sequence ATGTTAATAAGAAACGCCAAACTGGGAGGGAAGACGGTCGATCTGTGTGTGGAAGATGGAATTATGACTTCAGGGTGTAGGAAGGACGGAACTGTAGTAGACGCAGGGGGTAGGGCAATAGTGCCTGGGTTCGTGAACCCCCATTCTCATCTAGGTTACTCGATCACTCTGAAGTACGGGAGACCAAACGAGAGCGGGACACTTCACGAGGGGATAACCAGGAACTTGGAGGAAGTAATACCGAAGCTGAGCTGTGACGACGTACGCAGGAGGTTGAAGAAGATAACAACGCTCTTGTTCGTCAATGGTGTAACTCACGTGAGGACACATGAACCCTTCATGAACGGTTTAATGTACAAGGTCATCAAAGCTAAGGAGGAGACCCCGTTAGACATGCAGGTAGTAGCGTTTCCCACACCGGGAGTTTATCGAAACGAAATAGAGGAGGAGTTCAGGAAAGCCTCCCTTGTTGCTGACGTTGTAGGTATGATACCTCACGGCGAGAGGACTTTCATGGAAGGGGTAGAATCCGTTAAGCTGGCTTTCTCATTAGCCAGGGAAAACAACAAAATGATAGACGGCCACGTGGACGAGACTGACGACCCGAACTCGCGCTTCACTGAGGAGGTAGTGAAGGAGTCTATCAGGAACGGGATAGGAGAGAAGGTCACAGTAAGCCACATGACTGCGTCCCACTCTTACGACTCCTGGTATTTCGATAAGCTCCTGTCGATGATGGTGAACTCCAAGGTCAACGTAGTATCGAACCCAGTAGTAAGCATGCACCTGCAGGGAAGGTATGACTCCTATCCTAAGAGGAGGGGAGTCGCCAGGATAAGGCAGATGATGAGGGCCGGAGTGAACGTAGCGCTGGGGACAGACAACATAGTCGACATGATATATCCCCTAGGGGAGGGAAACATGTTGAGGGTAGCACAGGAGGCATTCCTCGTAGACCACTTCGTCTCAAGCGAGGTAGAGTCAATCATGAACGCCATAACTTGGAACGGAGCTAAGGCAATGTCGATAAACGGCTACGGAATAGCGGAGGGCAGGAAAGCTGACTTCGTCGTTCTGAACGCTAAGTCCGCTTACGAGGCTATAAGGAACGCCCTACCTCCAGCTCTCGTAGTCTACGGTAAACACTACGCAGTAAACGATATAAGGTTCTCGATGGACGGCGATGACGTGACGGGGACGGTGGAGGATCTAACTGACTGA
- a CDS encoding glycoside hydrolase family 15 protein: protein MRLGFTSNGEIASLYDKNFYIRELYYPYLGEYNHAVGGFFKVGVWHDGKFTWLENLKVDVKMRNLIVDAKSTWDGIEFSMSDVAVFSQLAIVRKVETKGEGLVRFIFYNDFKLNGNEIGDTAFYDPGLDAVIHYKGKTWFLMGSTAPLYEYTMGRRDKEEVLKDCEDGTLSKNSIAQGSVASAVSIASPSFYYFIIAGESYDEVTRTFKELKENAQFNYEKNDRYWKSITSPLEDELARTSLAISLGHVGDKGEIPASLDTDILKFNLDTYAYIWPRDASLTANVLDMAGFTSFTRKFYDLLFTKLFEKGYLFQKYNPDGTWGSTWHPWTVRSKNSFNIQEDETGTSIWAFWNYFERSRDYDLLKKVYHVVRDAANFMVNFRDEKTGLPLETFDLWEEKLGVHTYTVASVVAGLTSASKFAEVVGDWENMDKWKETANQLKEAMRRFLYDQERGVFFKYVNVDDGKITNVDKTVESSVLGVVTFGVFDVNDPIVESTVRVVEEKLWVKNVGGLARYENDFYQRIGEYKDVPGNPWIITTMWLAQYYAKKDREKALQLLNWARKHAFSGLLPEQLNPFDGSPLSVIPLLWSHAEYLKTYMMLK from the coding sequence ATGAGACTAGGTTTCACTTCAAACGGGGAAATAGCTTCCCTTTACGATAAGAACTTTTACATCAGGGAACTCTACTACCCTTATCTGGGAGAGTATAACCATGCCGTTGGAGGGTTCTTCAAGGTAGGCGTATGGCACGACGGTAAGTTCACTTGGTTGGAGAACCTCAAGGTAGACGTGAAGATGAGGAATTTGATAGTGGACGCTAAGTCGACATGGGACGGGATAGAGTTCTCCATGTCTGACGTAGCAGTCTTCTCTCAACTCGCTATCGTGAGGAAGGTTGAGACTAAGGGCGAGGGGCTGGTCAGGTTCATATTTTACAACGACTTCAAGTTGAACGGTAATGAGATAGGCGATACAGCGTTTTACGACCCCGGGTTAGACGCTGTGATACATTACAAGGGGAAGACGTGGTTCTTGATGGGGTCTACTGCACCTCTATATGAGTACACCATGGGGAGGAGGGATAAGGAAGAGGTCCTGAAGGACTGCGAGGACGGTACCCTCTCAAAGAACAGCATCGCACAGGGGTCAGTAGCGTCTGCGGTGTCCATAGCTTCGCCTTCTTTCTACTACTTCATAATTGCGGGCGAGAGCTACGATGAGGTGACCAGGACATTCAAGGAGCTGAAGGAGAACGCCCAGTTCAACTACGAGAAGAACGATAGGTACTGGAAGTCAATCACCTCACCTCTTGAAGACGAGCTTGCTAGGACGAGCTTAGCTATCTCCTTGGGACACGTGGGAGACAAGGGGGAGATCCCGGCATCCCTTGATACTGACATACTGAAGTTCAACCTAGACACTTACGCTTACATCTGGCCTAGAGACGCATCCCTTACAGCAAACGTTCTTGACATGGCAGGGTTCACGTCCTTCACGAGGAAGTTCTACGATCTCCTCTTCACTAAGCTCTTCGAGAAGGGCTACCTCTTTCAGAAGTACAACCCTGACGGAACGTGGGGGAGCACGTGGCACCCTTGGACCGTGAGGAGCAAGAATTCCTTCAACATACAGGAGGACGAGACCGGGACTTCCATCTGGGCGTTCTGGAACTACTTTGAGAGGAGCAGAGACTACGACTTGCTGAAGAAGGTATACCACGTGGTCAGGGACGCGGCCAACTTCATGGTGAACTTCAGGGACGAGAAGACCGGATTACCTCTGGAGACCTTCGACTTGTGGGAGGAGAAGCTGGGAGTGCACACTTACACCGTAGCCTCAGTGGTAGCGGGTCTGACCTCAGCCTCTAAGTTCGCTGAGGTGGTCGGGGACTGGGAGAATATGGACAAGTGGAAAGAAACGGCGAACCAGCTCAAGGAAGCAATGAGGAGGTTCCTCTACGACCAGGAGAGAGGGGTCTTCTTCAAGTACGTCAACGTAGATGACGGAAAGATCACAAACGTGGACAAAACAGTGGAGTCAAGCGTCTTGGGAGTCGTAACGTTCGGGGTATTCGACGTGAACGACCCCATCGTGGAATCAACCGTGAGGGTGGTAGAGGAAAAGCTCTGGGTGAAGAACGTAGGTGGACTGGCTAGGTACGAGAACGACTTCTATCAGAGGATAGGGGAGTACAAGGACGTCCCAGGTAACCCTTGGATAATAACCACGATGTGGTTGGCTCAATATTACGCTAAGAAAGACAGGGAGAAGGCACTTCAGCTCCTGAACTGGGCTAGGAAGCACGCGTTTTCCGGACTCCTACCGGAGCAGTTGAACCCCTTTGACGGCTCACCACTGTCGGTGATACCCCTCCTCTGGTCTCACGCCGAGTACCTGAAAACCTACATGATGCTGAAATGA
- the vapB gene encoding type II toxin-antitoxin system VapB family antitoxin: MSTVISVRIKKEVKEELERYGINIDKEVREFLEELYLKVKAKEYVNSWAKLLENVKPSEKGFSETSVREDRESH; the protein is encoded by the coding sequence ATGTCTACAGTAATAAGTGTGAGGATAAAGAAGGAGGTTAAGGAGGAGCTTGAGAGATACGGGATAAATATAGATAAAGAGGTCAGGGAATTCCTTGAGGAGCTTTACTTGAAAGTAAAGGCCAAGGAATACGTTAACTCTTGGGCTAAGCTTTTAGAAAACGTAAAGCCTAGTGAAAAAGGGTTTTCAGAGACCTCGGTGAGAGAAGACCGTGAAAGCCATTGA